The Glycine soja cultivar W05 chromosome 4, ASM419377v2, whole genome shotgun sequence genomic sequence CATTTTTTGGCATCCCTGTGCAGAACGCTCCTGGAATATCTCAATGTTGCCTGTTatcacaacccttgcattttgtaaGGGGAGAGGGGCCTTCCATAGTACTTGAGAAGGAAATGATTGAGCATATGGATGAGAGGCTACGAGCTATTGAAGGAGGAggaaattatgcctttgctgacaTAGCAGAGTTGTGTTTGGTACCTGACGTGGTTATtcctccaaagttcaaggtgccagattTTAATAAGTACAAGGGAATCACTTGCCCAAAGAATCACCTGAAAATGTATTGTAGGAAGATGAGGACGTATGCaaaagatgaaaagttgttgatgcatttcttccaaaaaAGTCTTGCTGGGGCAGCTattacctggtatactaacctAGAACCTTCCCGGGTCC encodes the following:
- the LOC114410659 gene encoding uncharacterized protein LOC114410659 — encoded protein: MSEIEEVQEQLKANMDAMKEQMTKMMEAMMSMRKMMEDNTTTVVAASIATEMDPIHPTGFNQVNRPVLDLVVQGGEATKNACGPHHVQNAPGISQCCLLSQPLHFVRGEGPSIVLEKEMIEHMDERLRAIEGGGNYAFADIAELCLVPDVVIPPKFKVPDFNKYKGITCPKNHLKMYCRKMRTYAKDEKLLMHFFQKSLAGAAITWYTNLEPSRVHSWKDLMVSFIR